Genomic window (Arachis hypogaea cultivar Tifrunner chromosome 13, arahy.Tifrunner.gnm2.J5K5, whole genome shotgun sequence):
ACTGATATGAAGAAGAGTTTGATCACTAAATTGAAACGTCGAAAGGACAAGCAGACTTCAAGCTTCAATTCCTATGCATTCTATGCATATGATTCTGTCTGGTTAGCAGCTTATGCCCTTGACATTTTTCTCAATGAAGGTGGGAATATATCTTTCTCCAGTGACCCTAGATTGCATGACAATAATGGAAGCACCTTGCATTTAGAATCACTTCGCACTTTTGATAGCGGCCCTCAGTATCTGCAAACTATTTTAAGAACAAACTTCACTGGTTCGAGTGGTCGAATTGGGTTTGATACAGATAGGAATTTAATCCGTCCGGCATATGATATTCTGAATATTGTCGGATCTGGATTGCGTAGAATTGGTTACTGGTCTAATCACTCTAGTTTGTCAGTTGTAGCTCCTGATATTTCATATGCAAAATCATCCAACCATTCTTCTAAAAGCACTCAACAGCTTTATAGTGTGATATGGCCGGGAGATGCTAAAACTACACCAAAAGGATGGGTATTCCCCAACAATGGAAAGCCATTGCGGATAGCAGTGCCGAATCGAGTAAGCTACAAGGAGCTCGTTGCCAAAGACAAGAGTCCTACAGGAGTACAAGGCTATTGCATTGATGTCTTTGAAGCGGCGTTGAACTTGTTGGCTTATCCCGTCCCACGACAATATATATTGTATGGAAATGGTGAAAGGAATCCTAGCTACAATGATCTTGTAGATCAAGTTGCACAAAATGTGAGTCTCTAAATCTTAATTATGAATGTTAGTATCTGGAAGATcaacttaaatataaaatttgatttccTTAAGTAGATCAAGGACATTTGGGACCCTGCTACATGTTTAAATTGTGATAGTTTATTTTGGCGATTTCCATGTTCAGAACTTTGATGCAGCTGTTGGAGATGTTACAATTGTCATGAACAGAACAAGGTTTGTGGATTTTACTCAACCTTTTATGGAATCAgggcttgttgttgttgttcctgtCAAGGAGGAGAAGTCAAGCCCCTGGTCTTTCCTTAAGCCATTCACAGCTCAAATGTGGTGTGTTACTGGTGCTTTCTTTCTTTTCGTGGGAACCGTTGTGTGGATCCTCGAGCACCGGCTCAATCACGAGTTCCGCGGTCCACCAAGGAAGCAACTAATAACAGTCTTTTGGTTAGTACCTTTTCGCCATTTGAAATCCTTCCTATGTATTGTCACATCAGCAAAAGTAATTACTTTGCACACTCTCTACTTATGGTTGTTCAAAAGAAAGAATTTAATTGGAGAGAATGCAAGACTTTTTACACTATTATGAATCAAAATTGAACTCATAGAACTATGCCGTATTCTCCTTTTTTAAGCTTTAGTTGTTGCATGGCTTACTTCAACGGTACCTCACATATTTTGGTCAAATGAAAATCTCTTTTTGCAGGTTTAGTTTGTCAACAATGTTTTTCTCACACAGTATGTACCTCAGATTCTCATTTACTCCCTTTTTATAGTTTTAAGTATGACAATCCTTAAAATTCTTTCATGTTTGCTTCTTTGACTTGTCACAGGAGAGAACACTGTGAGTGCTCTCGGGAGACTGGTGCTAATCATATGGCTATTTGTGGTGTTGATTATCAATTCAAGCTACACAGCTAGCTTGACATCAATCCTAACCGTGCAGCAGTTATCGACACAGATCGAAGGAATTGATAGCTTGATCTCTAGTAGTCAACCAATTGGAATTCAAGACGGGTCATTTGTGAAGAAGTATCTGACAGATGAACTCCACATAGCAGAATCTAGGATAGTTACATTGAAAAACATGGAGGCTTATATCGATGCTCTTCAGCGTGGGCCGAGCAATGGAGGGGTTGTGGCggttgttgatgaacttccttaTATTGAGATCTTGATGGCCAATACTGAGTGCAAATTTACAACTGTTGGCCAGGAGTTCACTAAAAGTGGCTGGGGATTTGTAAGTATTTCCGAAtttagagtaaactaccattacTATCTATACAAGTTATCTATCCACGAATAAATAAAACTAACTTTGTACCACGCTGACAAATCTAACCATGAATTAAATTAATGTTTGGCTACTTTGTTACACATAAATCATCTTTCGTGGATACAAAACTAGTTTCGTTCATTTATGGTTAAATTTGTTAGCATTCTAAAATGTTCATAGGTAGAAATGGTAATTTACTTCTGTATTTAGACGTCAATATGGTTGGGGATTGGTGGAAATTGTGTACTCATTTTTGTTTCATTTGGTTACAGGCATTCCAGAGGGACTCTCCCCTCGCCGTTGACATGTCAACGGCGATTCTTGAACTCTCGGAGAATGGGGACCTGCAAAGGATCCATGACAAATGGCTTAATAAGAAGGAGTGTGCAAGCAATGATGCTGATTCAAACAAACTATCTTTGAAAAGCTTCTGGGGCCTCTTCCTTGTGTGTGGCATTACTTGTTTCCTTGCACTGATTGTATTCTTTGTTAGAGTGTTCTGTCAATACACAAAGTTCATCCCAGAGCACGAAGAAGCCGACGAGGAGAGTCAACAACCAGTCCGGCGGCGTAGAAGGGCAACCAAAACTCCTAGCTTCAAGGAATTGATTGTTTTTGTAGATAAAAGAgaagcagaaattaaagagatactGAGACAGAAGAGTAGAAAGAGGCAGCGCAGCAAAAGTTTAGATGATAACTCAAATTCACCAATCTAAGTAAACCATTTTGGTTGGTGAAATTTTATGTCTTTATTTTGCTACCATGTTCATATTATTAGAATATTGTCTCACACACACAGATTATTAGTCTATACGCCAGAGTGAAAATTTTCTATAACTGTAGTAAGATTGTAACTAACACAGTTTAAAGAAACAACAAAAATCTCAGTTTTATTTTCGAACTAAATATACTAtatgtatttaataaataaaaaatttgcatAAACATTTGATCAACTATGGTTCATGACTGTGAATCTGTGATGTCAATATGCACTAGTTTAGACTTTAGACACAAGaattaatctctacatacaaATGATTTTACtctacaagtcttacaagttctcTAATTGATGTTACTCAATCAAACGCGCGAATATATAACTTCCTTTTTTGAAaggattttgtttcctttttcgaattttttgtCTTCTCTCCTCGATTTCTTTTGTGCGTTTCTCTCTGCCTTCTCCTTCGTcttttacgtgcttttctctctgctttctccttcttcatttacgtgcttttctctctctgttctctttctttgttattctcgatttccattattttttgacatcaagctctgaaattgtttttgaagataatggatgattcaacttcagattgtcagctgaactAGAGCGAAGTGGATTTTGAAACTGAATCCAATGAAGTTCCTGAGAATCTGAATTTGAATCTAGTTAGTAGTTTTTgattgtgtagctgaataatgCGTGAACATTGCCTGTGATATTTACTGTTTATTCTTCcttgtttgaattgaatctaatgCACTAGTTctcattagaattaaaataattttgtccaTTTTATATCAGACATTCGGGTGTAGATCaggaatatttgggtgtatttcaggaaagtttgggtgtatttacagtttatgacttttcatctgacggagggtgaattgtcttattattttagttgaattgttttagtttctgtttaGCTATGATTCATGAATctggtttttcttatttttgatgatggttttatagttgtatttgcattctatagtttatgcttgttttaatatggtgtattttgAGTGTATTTTGCAGACCTTCTGTGGTGTTGATTACCAGTTTGTCCCCAAGGTTGGGATGACTTTTAACACACTTGAAGATGCTGCAAAATTCTACAAGGATTATTCGAAggttgcaggtttttctacaagagtttgaagCACAAATAAGAAGAGAAacgaaattaagaatcaattgattacatgtagcagagaggggaAATGGAAATCGAAAATATCTCCGACCAAGAAGACAAATCCCTCAACTAGTTTaaattgtcctgcaagaatttatatacacgtattgaaggatgttggtatttggatcatttcaaaggtcgTGTTGCATCATTCACATCCTTGCTGTCCAGATCAAGcacagatgctcaaacagcacagggaactaagtaTGTCCGtgcgtcgtacaatagagaataacgaggaagcCAGTATCAGACctagcaaaacttaccaatcatttgttgcagcAGCCGGgagtcaccgcgagttaaattttatcgaaaaagacgtgagaaattacatcactagagaagtgcggaatgtttcggaACAAGAGAATGCAAAAGAATTCGggaaatacttattaagaatgaaagataagaatcagaatttcttgttcgagctcgaactcgaggacgATCAGTCCATTAAGCTTGCTTTTTGGGCAGATGCAAGGAACAGAGCTGCCtgtgagtatttcggagatgttatttcatttgacaccacctacaatacaaacaggtaatatgCTGTTCTGGTTTATGATGCTGAATTAATGTTGTTTTATGAATCTgctgcagaggtgtatattggaggTTTTTGGGTGTATAAGATCATTATTTGGGTGTATGTATtgattttaattctgttttgtCGGAATCTATTTCAGGTATAATatggtttgtggttcttttgtcggggtgaattaccacggtcagtcaacacttcttgaATGCActttgatgaaaaatgaagatattcaatcattcaaatggttatttcaatgtggCTTCATTGCATGGGAGGAAAGGCTCCGAAAGGGATTCTCACGGAtcaatgtgcatcgatgcaaagggctATCGAGGCTTGTATGTTCAAAACAATTCACCATTGGTGTATTTGactcatcatgaagaagattccaagcaaattaaacggatACAAGGGATACATGAAAATCGAACAAGAAATTAGCCATGAagtttggaactctcataccaaataatcatttgataggaattggaatgattttttgttgaagtatggtcttgtggacaacaagtggctttcaggtaatgatgtttaaaatctgcagcagaggtgtaaaattaatatttttgggtATTATAGTCTGATTTAGGTGTATTGTGCAGAGCTTTATGAAGGCCGTCATATATGGATTCCAatttatctggatcaccacttttgTGCCGGGATGAGAAGCATACAAAGGaacgagagcatgcattcattttttaagaaGTTCATTACCCGGAATAGCTCACTTATTCaattcgtcaaacaatacgataattgcctcggaagcagggagcaaaaagagagagaatttgatgctgcagattttcacacggtcataccgtgtgcaaaaAAATCCTCCATAGAAGCTCAGTTTCAACATATGTACACTTatcaaaagtttagggaagtccaagcacaattcagagggaaggtgaattgcatcacaagattatgaactccgctctaggctattcggTATACGAAGTTGGAGAATAAGTTTCCAgctcaacattcaacaagtttgtggttacttacgactcaatAGCAGCCCAAGTGAAATGCcagtgcttattattcgagtcaagagggatattgtgccgtcacgccctaagcgtgttaagctttgaacgagtaacccaagtgtcaccgagatatatattggaacgatgaagcaagaaggtaaagaggcgacacacacacatcaagagcagccacgacgagccactgttggagccaagaaTCAAGAGGTTTGATGAATTGGTGTTTCATTTGCAAAATATATGCGAATTTACATCAGAATCTGAGGAGCTGACTGCCATTCTGCACCGTGCCTACGATAATgtcatggttgagatggaagaactgaaagccaaaaggaaggggacatgttcattatctcacgaagatgccaacttggaatccgttaacgagcttcaaagccttCCAAGGGTTCGAataagaggacgtccaaaaaataggctaggttcaaagttggacaaacagat
Coding sequences:
- the LOC112737534 gene encoding glutamate receptor 3.4 isoform X2, with translation MGFLEQWKLMENDVVATIGPQSSSIAHVVSHVANELHVPLLSFAATDPTLSALQYPYFVRTTHSDYYQMYAIADFVEYFRWREVVAIFVDDDNGKNGISVLGDALSTKRAKISYKAALPLGANRSDVSDLLSEVNLMESRIYVLHVNPGSGLSIFRVAKQLGMMSNGYVWIATDWLPSVLDSSETPDTDTMNVLEGVVAFRNHIPDTDMKKSLITKLKRRKDKQTSSFNSYAFYAYDSVWLAAYALDIFLNEGGNISFSSDPRLHDNNGSTLHLESLRTFDSGPQYLQTILRTNFTGSSGRIGFDTDRNLIRPAYDILNIVGSGLRRIGYWSNHSSLSVVAPDISYAKSSNHSSKSTQQLYSVIWPGDAKTTPKGWVFPNNGKPLRIAVPNRVSYKELVAKDKSPTGVQGYCIDVFEAALNLLAYPVPRQYILYGNGERNPSYNDLVDQVAQNNFDAAVGDVTIVMNRTRFVDFTQPFMESGLVVVVPVKEEKSSPWSFLKPFTAQMWCVTGAFFLFVGTVVWILEHRLNHEFRGPPRKQLITVFWFSLSTMFFSHRENTVSALGRLVLIIWLFVVLIINSSYTASLTSILTVQQLSTQIEGIDSLISSSQPIGIQDGSFVKKYLTDELHIAESRIVTLKNMEAYIDALQRGPSNGGVVAVVDELPYIEILMANTECKFTTVGQEFTKSGWGFAFQRDSPLAVDMSTAILELSENGDLQRIHDKWLNKKECASNDADSNKLSLKSFWGLFLVCGITCFLALIVFFVRVFCQYTKFIPEHEEADEESQQPVRRRRRATKTPSFKELIVFVDKREAEIKEILRQKSRKRQRSKSLDDNSNSPI
- the LOC112737534 gene encoding glutamate receptor 3.4 isoform X1 — translated: MVIGTRWFLSMLALCLWIFRNEGVGITGPSPNTTVNSTVSSSRPKVVKIGVLFTLDSIIGRSAKPAVMAAIEDINSNRSILPGIELQVIFHDTNCNGFLGTMEALQLMENDVVATIGPQSSSIAHVVSHVANELHVPLLSFAATDPTLSALQYPYFVRTTHSDYYQMYAIADFVEYFRWREVVAIFVDDDNGKNGISVLGDALSTKRAKISYKAALPLGANRSDVSDLLSEVNLMESRIYVLHVNPGSGLSIFRVAKQLGMMSNGYVWIATDWLPSVLDSSETPDTDTMNVLEGVVAFRNHIPDTDMKKSLITKLKRRKDKQTSSFNSYAFYAYDSVWLAAYALDIFLNEGGNISFSSDPRLHDNNGSTLHLESLRTFDSGPQYLQTILRTNFTGSSGRIGFDTDRNLIRPAYDILNIVGSGLRRIGYWSNHSSLSVVAPDISYAKSSNHSSKSTQQLYSVIWPGDAKTTPKGWVFPNNGKPLRIAVPNRVSYKELVAKDKSPTGVQGYCIDVFEAALNLLAYPVPRQYILYGNGERNPSYNDLVDQVAQNNFDAAVGDVTIVMNRTRFVDFTQPFMESGLVVVVPVKEEKSSPWSFLKPFTAQMWCVTGAFFLFVGTVVWILEHRLNHEFRGPPRKQLITVFWFSLSTMFFSHRENTVSALGRLVLIIWLFVVLIINSSYTASLTSILTVQQLSTQIEGIDSLISSSQPIGIQDGSFVKKYLTDELHIAESRIVTLKNMEAYIDALQRGPSNGGVVAVVDELPYIEILMANTECKFTTVGQEFTKSGWGFAFQRDSPLAVDMSTAILELSENGDLQRIHDKWLNKKECASNDADSNKLSLKSFWGLFLVCGITCFLALIVFFVRVFCQYTKFIPEHEEADEESQQPVRRRRRATKTPSFKELIVFVDKREAEIKEILRQKSRKRQRSKSLDDNSNSPI